A window of Roseobacter fucihabitans genomic DNA:
CCGATGTGACAAAGATATGTTCTATTCCATAGTCGCGCCGCAGCATTTGGTGAAAGGCGCGCGTTTGCGCCACCCATTTGTCAGGATTTACCAAACGCGTCACGTCATTGACGCCAAGTGCCGTGACAGCAACGTCAAAATCTCCCTGACAGGAGCGGCGCAGATGCTCGGGCATGGCGCGCGTGGTCATACCCGTCATGGCCACCAGGTGCCAGTCGACGGTACAATGCCTGGACAAAGGCGCGATCAATTGCCCGCTCAGTGCCTCTGACTGATCCCGTACTCCGACACCGGCCGCCGATGAATCCCCGACAATCAACAGCCGCAAAACCGGACCGCAACCGACGCGCCCGCACCTTACGCCGCCCGCCTCGGGCAATTTTGGCGTGCGCGCGATCACCATAAGCGCCTGGAGCGCGAGAACGGGAGAGAGACCCACCTGAAGCAGGCGTGCCGCTAACATCCCCGATGCCTTTGTATCGGCGACCCGCGGCCCCCCGATAGCGTGCCCCCACCTCCTCCTTCTGATTGGCGCGACCGAGATGTGGCCTTGCAAAATAGCGCGCTCATGCCTCTCATCCTTTCCTGTTGTCCTGCACGTCTCAGCGTATGGCCAAGAATGCACCATCCGTTTCAACCCGCAGCATGGATGCCTGTCTCCCTCAACACCAGCGTGTAAAAAGCACATCCGGTCCCCATCGCCAATGGGTCGAGAGACAGCGATGATGGATTGAGCCCGTGATGATCCCCGCCTAGGGTGAGTGTTGAAATGCGAGGAGCGAGAAAATGCGAAAGATTCAGGCCCAGGGCATCCATCACATTACCTTGACCGGCGCTGATCGCCAGACCTCCATTGATTTCTGGGAGGGGCTCCTTGGTTTTTCACTGATTTTCGATCAGCCCAATCTAGACGACCACAGGCAGGGGCATCTCTATTTTGCAGCAGGTAACGGTCAAACAATCACAGTATTTACAGATGAAAATCGCAAACTCACACCCGAACGTCTGAAAGATCAGGTCGGTGCTGTTCACCATCTGGCGTTTTCAGTGTCGCGTTCGGTGTTGACGCAGGTTTGCGAGCGATTGGATGAGCGGCACATCAAGCATACGGGTCTCAAGGATCGCGGCTTTATGAACAGCATCTATTTTCACGATCCTCTGGGCCTGCGAATCGAATTGGCCTGCTATCGTTTTGAGCCGCCCGAGGGTGCGACCCACGCGGATGTGCTGGCCCAGGCCCATTCCTTGCGTGTGCAAAGAGAGGATTTGGCCATTGCCGATTGTCATATTGCCGATGCAATCGAAATTTTGACGCAGCAGCGCCAGCCGCGCATGATCGACGTCTGAAAACACCGGATGCGGTGTCAGAGTAATTTTGGCACCGACGATGCCCTATCGACCGATCACTCACAGAAGCTCCGGTTTTCCCAACCGCATCGTGGCATCAGGTCCGTTGCAAATCCTCGCTAACTTTCGTTTGCGCGCGATCAGGTTCCATACGCCGCGACGCCAGATCAAGCCGGGCCGCGATATGAATGAACTCAGAAACATCGCCCGCAGGTTGCACCAACGCCATTTCATAAGCCGCATATTCCAGTAATTTTGCCGCCGCCTGCATCGCCGCCTTTACACGTGCCCGGCTTTGCAAAGCATCAAGCGTCTCAAAAGCAGACGAAAGGTCAACACCCGTCAAAAGATCATCACCCGCTGGCACGGTCATATCATGTCCGTTTCCTGCAACTCTCAAAACCCTACCCGACCAGAGACAATTGCGATGTGATACCACCGCAGATATCCCGATTTCGCGCGGGACCTGCAACGCACCCTAGTGTCGCGTCGCATGATCCTTGTATTCTTACGCTGTTTCTTTTGACTGGCTTGGCATCACTCTTTCTGGACACCAATCTATTTGTCAACCCAAGGTAGATCAATTTTACCCTGAAAACACGCATAGATTATCAAATACAACGTCCGTTGTGCCCAATATGACAAAAAAATTACAGCTGCTCGGGCAAGGTCATCATGGATACATATTCGCCATTAGCCGGAATACGCCAAATACGGTTTGGCGACTTTCCTCGTCAGCGGCAATACATCCCGCTTAGCACTTTCATCTAAATACAGACTAAATGGTGGGTCGTGAGAGGCTCGAACTCCCGACATCTTCGGTGTAAACGAAGCGCTCTACCAACTGAGCTAACGACCCGTTAAGCGGCGGTTTAGCCAAACTCGCGCGCGGCTTCAAGCCCCTATCGACAGGCATTTCATTTCTCCATACGCAAGGTGATAAACCACACCCTGCCCACCTGGCAGCGCACCCATCTGCGAGATGTCCATATTCAACAAAATCAAACGCAACATGCGCGATGTCATGCCGTGCGTCACGAGTACCGCCGGCCCGGATAGATCATCCAGAAAGGCAAGGCAGCGCCGATGCAGCCCCTTGAAACCTTCCCCCCCCGGCGCGCGCTCATAAAGGTCAAGGCCGCTTTCTTCGCTTTCATCCATTTTGTGACCGGGCAATAACGCATCCCGGCGCAACCCCTCAAACGCGCCGACGGATATTTCCGACAGGCGCGCATCCGTCTGAATTGTTTGAAACAATCCTTCCAGCGCCAGCGAAGCCGTATGAAAAGCACGACCCTGCGGACTGCAAAACGCTTGAAAATCGCGCAGATCGCAGCCACCGAGAATTTTGCGCTGATCGCGTGCCTGCGCGCGGCCCTGCGCGGTCAGTGCAGAATCGAGCCTGCCCTGGATACGGTGTTCGGCATTCCAAACCGTTTGCCCATGGCGCAGAATATAGAGCGGCGGCCTCATTTCTTCGTCTCCCAGCAGGCGGATAACTTAAGTTCCAAAGTGTCGATGGCACGGTCCCGGCCCGCAGCGCAATATCAATCTGGCCGACGACCCCATCCGCCACAGAGAAATTAATGTTGCTTTACCAACTGTTAGCCTGTCACAGCGGTTTGGCAGTACCATTTTGCGATTTCCACACTACCTAAAAGCAAAATAGATATGCGCGAGATTGGTACCACCCAACAGGAGAATGTGATGGCTATTACCCTGAAACTGAATGGCGAAATCCAAACGCTGGACGCTGACCCCGGCACCCCCTTGCTTTGGGTGATCCGCGATGATCTGAAACTGACCGGTACAAAATTTGGCTGTGGCGTCGCGGCCTGCGGTGCCTGCACGGTGCATGTCGATGGCGTGCCGGTGCGGTCCTGCCAAACCTATGTTGAAGACGTCGAGGGCTCCGAGATAACAACCATCGAGGGGTTGAATTCGGACATCGGGCGCGCGGTTCAAACGGCATGGGCGGAACTTGACGTCGTGCAATGCGGTTATTGCCAGTCCGGGCAGATCATGTCCGCCGTCGGCCTGCTCAGCGAAAACGCCAAACCCTCTGGCACGGATATCGATGATTACATGAACGGCAATGCCTGCCGCTGCGCCACTTACCAACGCATCCGCGCCGCGATTTTGCGCGCCGCAGACCTGATGGAGGCCTGAACCATGACACTCACAACATCCCGACGTGGTTTTCTTGCAACCGCCGCCGCCGCAACCGGCGTGCTGGCAATCGGAATATCGCCGCGCGGTGCGCTAGCCAAGGCGGGCGACGGTGCGCTGAACCCCTTTGTGACAATCGCGCCGGATGGCACGGTCACCGCCATCATCAAACATTTCGAAAAAGGCCAAGGCACCGCGACCGGGCTGTCCACCTTGATCGCCGAAGAGTTGAACATGTCGCTTGATGCGATCAAATTCGAATTCGCGCCCTCCGATCCAGCGGTCTACAACAACAGCCTGTTCGGACCGTATCAGGGGACTGGCGGATCAACCGCCATGGCGAATTCATATCTGCAATACCGAACGGCCGGGGCTGCGGCGCGCGAGATGCTGCTGACGGCGGCAGCACAGCGTTGGGGTGTTGCCAAAAGCGCCCTCTCTCTAAAAGACGGGACGATCTCAGGGCCGGATCAAAGCGGCGACATTGGTGAATTCGTCGCAGATGCCAGCCTGCTGGATGTTCCGGCAGACCCCGCGCTCAAGGACCCCGCGCAATTCCGAATCATCGGCAACCCGGACGTGCACCGAAACGATCAAAACTCCAAGATCGACGGCACGGCGCAATATGCGATGGACCTTCATCTGGAAAACCAGATGGTTGTGGTTATCAAACGCAGTCCACGCATGGGGGGAAGCGTCGCGTCCTTTGACGAGAGCGGCGCGCAGGGCATAAAGGGCTTCATTCAGGCGCTTGCGCTGCCCAATGGTGCCGGTGTTGCGGTCTATGCCGACAAGACATGGGCCGCGCTTCAGGCTCGCGAAGCGGTCCGTGTGACTTGGGATTTCACCGCCGCCGAAACGCGCGGGTCGGATGAAATTCGTCGTGAACTGCTGGCCTCATTGGACGGCGATGCAGAATTCGACGCCTCCTCAGAAAGTGACTTGTCCGATACGCTCGCCGCCATTGAAGGGGCCGCGCAGGTGGTGGAGGAAACCTTCTATTTCCCCCTGTTGGCCCATGCTCCGATGGAGCCGCTGACGGCTACAATCGAACCCCTGGCTGACGGCGCGGTCGTCATCCATGACGGCGCGCAGTTTCCCACCAGCAACCACAATGTCTTGTCACAAATCCTTGAATTGCCCATGGAGAAGGTCAAGGTCAACACCATGATCGCCGGCGGCTCTTTTGGCCGTCGCGCCACGCCAAGCGCGGATTATCAGGTCGAAGTGGCGCTGGCCTTTGCCATGACGGACCGCACCCGCCCGGTGAAGCTCGTCTGGTCGCGTGAAGATGACATCACCGGTGGATATTACCGCCCCGCCTTCGCCCATAAGGTGCGCGTCGGGTTGGATGACAGCGGCAAAATCGTGGGCTGGGATCACCGCATCGCCGGGCAGTCGATTTTCAAAGGCACCTTCTTTGAAAGCGTCATGGTGCATGGCGGGATTGATCACGCGTCGGTCGAGGGCGCCGCCGATACGCCTTACGATATTCCCGGCATGCATTTTGGGCTAACGGATAACAAACCAGCGACAACGCTGCTTTGGTGGCGCTCAGTCGGCCATACCCACACGGCCTATGTCATGGAGAGCATGATGGACATTGCCGCCAAAGCGGCCGGAAAGGACGCCGTTGATTTCCGTCTGGAATACCTCTCGGGCGGAACGCCGGATCAACAACGCCTTGCTGGTGTGCTTGAACTGGTCGCTCAAAAAGCCGGTTGGGGCAACGTCGCAAAGGGGCGAAGCCAAGGTGTTGCGGTGCATAAGTCCTTTGGCTCTTATGTCGCGCAGGTGGCTGAAATCTCACGCGATGAAAACGGGGCTGTCAAAATCGAGAAGTTTACTGCCGCCGTTGATTGCGGTCTCCCGGTCAATCCAAATGTGATCAAGGCGCAGATCGAAGGGGGAATCGGCTATGGAATCGGTGCGATCATGCGCAACGAGATCACGCTGACGGGCGGGGAGACGGACCAATTCAATTTTCCCGATTACGAACCGCTGCGCATGCGCGACATTGGCGCAATCGATACACATATCATCGCATCCAGTGAAGCGCCGACAGGGATTGGTGAGCCCGGCACACCGCCCGCCGGTCCCGCATTGGCAAATGCGATCGCTGTGGACGGTCCGCGCATCACATCCCTGCCCATGCAGAACGAAGGCATCAATTTCGCCTGAGGGCATGTGAGAAAGGAAGCGCCCGCCTGAACAATCAGGGGGGCGTTTCACATGCAGCTAATTTTTTGCAAAAGACTCCAGCGTTACGCATCTTGTTCATGCACCAGCGCACATTCGTATCGCCATCAGGATGTTGGCGAATGCTGTCCAGAGCGATCAAGATCTTCGATATCACAGACCGTCTGATCCAGT
This region includes:
- a CDS encoding SGNH/GDSL hydrolase family protein, with amino-acid sequence MLAARLLQVGLSPVLALQALMVIARTPKLPEAGGVRCGRVGCGPVLRLLIVGDSSAAGVGVRDQSEALSGQLIAPLSRHCTVDWHLVAMTGMTTRAMPEHLRRSCQGDFDVAVTALGVNDVTRLVNPDKWVAQTRAFHQMLRRDYGIEHIFVTSVPPMGRFPALPFPLSGVLGAHAEAMRSALDEELKTQEACRLVDPGFQLDPEMMARDGFHPGPALYARWGEVMARQIRDDLAIKDQ
- a CDS encoding VOC family protein encodes the protein MRKIQAQGIHHITLTGADRQTSIDFWEGLLGFSLIFDQPNLDDHRQGHLYFAAGNGQTITVFTDENRKLTPERLKDQVGAVHHLAFSVSRSVLTQVCERLDERHIKHTGLKDRGFMNSIYFHDPLGLRIELACYRFEPPEGATHADVLAQAHSLRVQREDLAIADCHIADAIEILTQQRQPRMIDV
- a CDS encoding histidine phosphatase family protein, encoding MRPPLYILRHGQTVWNAEHRIQGRLDSALTAQGRAQARDQRKILGGCDLRDFQAFCSPQGRAFHTASLALEGLFQTIQTDARLSEISVGAFEGLRRDALLPGHKMDESEESGLDLYERAPGGEGFKGLHRRCLAFLDDLSGPAVLVTHGMTSRMLRLILLNMDISQMGALPGGQGVVYHLAYGEMKCLSIGA
- a CDS encoding (2Fe-2S)-binding protein — translated: MAITLKLNGEIQTLDADPGTPLLWVIRDDLKLTGTKFGCGVAACGACTVHVDGVPVRSCQTYVEDVEGSEITTIEGLNSDIGRAVQTAWAELDVVQCGYCQSGQIMSAVGLLSENAKPSGTDIDDYMNGNACRCATYQRIRAAILRAADLMEA
- a CDS encoding xanthine dehydrogenase family protein molybdopterin-binding subunit, whose amino-acid sequence is MTLTTSRRGFLATAAAATGVLAIGISPRGALAKAGDGALNPFVTIAPDGTVTAIIKHFEKGQGTATGLSTLIAEELNMSLDAIKFEFAPSDPAVYNNSLFGPYQGTGGSTAMANSYLQYRTAGAAAREMLLTAAAQRWGVAKSALSLKDGTISGPDQSGDIGEFVADASLLDVPADPALKDPAQFRIIGNPDVHRNDQNSKIDGTAQYAMDLHLENQMVVVIKRSPRMGGSVASFDESGAQGIKGFIQALALPNGAGVAVYADKTWAALQAREAVRVTWDFTAAETRGSDEIRRELLASLDGDAEFDASSESDLSDTLAAIEGAAQVVEETFYFPLLAHAPMEPLTATIEPLADGAVVIHDGAQFPTSNHNVLSQILELPMEKVKVNTMIAGGSFGRRATPSADYQVEVALAFAMTDRTRPVKLVWSREDDITGGYYRPAFAHKVRVGLDDSGKIVGWDHRIAGQSIFKGTFFESVMVHGGIDHASVEGAADTPYDIPGMHFGLTDNKPATTLLWWRSVGHTHTAYVMESMMDIAAKAAGKDAVDFRLEYLSGGTPDQQRLAGVLELVAQKAGWGNVAKGRSQGVAVHKSFGSYVAQVAEISRDENGAVKIEKFTAAVDCGLPVNPNVIKAQIEGGIGYGIGAIMRNEITLTGGETDQFNFPDYEPLRMRDIGAIDTHIIASSEAPTGIGEPGTPPAGPALANAIAVDGPRITSLPMQNEGINFA